A part of Melittangium boletus DSM 14713 genomic DNA contains:
- the ttcA gene encoding tRNA 2-thiocytidine(32) synthetase TtcA — MNSDVLRLEKNLLGHMGRAISDYSLISEGDRIMVGVSGGKDSYTLLYLLRELQRKAPVKFELLAVNLDQGHPGFPAHTLEGWFQGEGFAYKMLKEDTYSVVLEKTPPGKTQCSVCSRMRRGILYSAAVALGCNKIALGHHRDDLIHTLLLNLFFAGAIRGMPPILKSDDGRNTVIRPLCYAPEKDIAAYAALKQFPIIPCDLCGSQENLQRARMKKLVEELGRDIPDVRRSILAAMGNVRPSQLMDKDIFDFSALVSEGAVPSVDARSQHDGGNNEGRVGGCLENRQ, encoded by the coding sequence ATGAACTCCGACGTCCTCCGCCTGGAAAAGAACCTGCTCGGCCACATGGGCCGTGCCATTTCGGACTACTCCCTCATCTCCGAGGGAGACCGCATCATGGTGGGGGTGTCCGGGGGCAAGGACTCGTACACCCTGCTCTACCTGTTGCGCGAACTGCAGCGCAAAGCGCCCGTGAAGTTCGAGTTGCTGGCGGTGAACCTGGACCAGGGGCACCCGGGCTTTCCCGCCCACACGCTGGAGGGGTGGTTCCAGGGGGAGGGCTTCGCCTACAAGATGCTCAAGGAGGACACCTACTCGGTCGTCCTCGAGAAGACGCCCCCGGGCAAGACGCAGTGCTCGGTGTGCTCGCGCATGCGCCGCGGCATCCTCTACTCGGCCGCGGTGGCGCTGGGGTGCAACAAGATCGCGCTCGGCCACCACCGGGACGATCTCATCCACACGCTGCTGCTCAACCTCTTCTTCGCGGGCGCCATCCGGGGCATGCCCCCCATCCTCAAGAGCGACGATGGGCGCAACACCGTCATCCGGCCGCTGTGCTACGCGCCGGAGAAGGACATCGCCGCGTACGCCGCGCTCAAGCAGTTCCCCATCATTCCGTGTGACCTGTGCGGCTCGCAAGAGAACCTGCAGCGCGCGCGCATGAAGAAGCTGGTGGAGGAGCTGGGCCGCGACATTCCCGACGTGCGCCGCAGCATCCTGGCGGCCATGGGCAATGTGCGCCCCAGCCAACTGATGGACAAGGACATCTTCGACTTCTCCGCGCTCGTTTCCGAGGGGGCGGTACCGTCCGTGGACGCGCGGTCGCAACACGACGGCGGCAACAACGAAGGAAGGGTGGGCGGATGCCTCGAGAACAGGCAGTAA
- a CDS encoding ribonuclease D, whose translation MPTFPSGAQDLVDAASAQAAARRLEEAPELSVDVETDAMHSFRARLCFLQVASDTDVFLFDTLQPGVAPSLLAKVMEDPQRTKFFHAAAGDLPFLAEAGVRVQGLFDTHRAATLLGWPKVGLADLARERLGVELPKEHQQSDFSLRPLPPEMRDYIANDVRYLVELGRQVREECRKADVLEEVLLDCQRMCDEAAARPEVGADFKPKLPKGGLSPAQLLLANTLAQALHRKRLVWAEAENVPMGRTLSNMAITDLALKPPGNIKELSKAAGVRGAFVRAHGEEVLALVRELLEKSRQGELKPETGEKGPRDANRRKREDALKAWRSEQATARKVTPSVVLPNPLLDALASRPPADLDALRALPYLGDKRVRLYGDSLLAVLAQFPVQA comes from the coding sequence ATGCCGACCTTTCCCTCAGGTGCGCAGGACCTCGTGGATGCCGCCAGCGCCCAGGCCGCCGCTCGTCGACTCGAGGAGGCCCCGGAGCTGTCCGTGGACGTGGAAACGGACGCGATGCACTCCTTTCGCGCCCGCCTGTGCTTCCTCCAGGTGGCCTCGGACACCGATGTCTTCCTCTTCGACACCCTGCAACCCGGCGTCGCGCCCTCCCTGCTGGCGAAGGTGATGGAGGACCCCCAGCGCACCAAGTTCTTCCACGCCGCGGCGGGAGACCTGCCCTTCCTGGCCGAGGCCGGGGTCCGGGTCCAGGGTCTCTTCGATACCCACCGCGCGGCGACGCTGCTGGGCTGGCCCAAGGTGGGGCTCGCCGACCTGGCACGCGAGCGCCTGGGCGTGGAGCTGCCCAAGGAGCACCAACAGTCGGACTTCTCCCTGCGGCCCCTGCCCCCGGAGATGCGCGACTACATCGCCAACGACGTGCGCTACCTCGTGGAGCTGGGCCGGCAGGTCCGCGAGGAATGCCGCAAGGCGGACGTGCTGGAAGAGGTGCTGCTCGACTGCCAGCGCATGTGCGACGAGGCCGCGGCACGGCCCGAGGTGGGCGCGGACTTCAAGCCGAAGCTGCCCAAGGGCGGCCTGTCCCCCGCGCAGCTGCTGCTCGCCAACACCCTCGCCCAGGCCCTGCACCGCAAGCGTCTCGTCTGGGCCGAGGCGGAGAACGTCCCCATGGGGCGCACGCTCTCCAACATGGCGATCACGGACCTGGCGCTCAAGCCGCCCGGCAACATCAAGGAGCTGTCCAAGGCCGCCGGCGTGCGCGGCGCCTTCGTGCGCGCCCATGGCGAGGAGGTGCTGGCGCTCGTGCGCGAGCTGCTGGAGAAGTCGCGCCAGGGCGAGCTCAAGCCCGAGACCGGAGAGAAGGGCCCTCGGGACGCCAACCGGCGCAAGCGCGAGGACGCCCTCAAGGCGTGGCGCTCGGAGCAGGCCACGGCGCGCAAGGTCACCCCCTCGGTGGTGCTGCCCAATCCGCTCCTCGACGCGCTCGCGAGCCGTCCTCCGGCGGATCTGGACGCGCTCCGGGCCCTGCCCTACCTGGGCGACAAACGCGTCCGGCTCTATGGAGACAGCCTGCTGGCCGTGCTCGCCCAGTTTCCCGTCCAGGCATGA